A portion of the Megalobrama amblycephala isolate DHTTF-2021 linkage group LG23, ASM1881202v1, whole genome shotgun sequence genome contains these proteins:
- the LOC125258855 gene encoding LOW QUALITY PROTEIN: rab11 family-interacting protein 1 (The sequence of the model RefSeq protein was modified relative to this genomic sequence to represent the inferred CDS: deleted 1 base in 1 codon): MPLISLDDDDQRWVPTHVNVTVLRARGLRTKGKQGSRYVYTIIQVGKEKYTTGLVEKAEEPQWNEECSFELPPGLLEAGGTSAYPPGSSNLVLTVMHRVLIGLDVFLGQIIVPLDKVFQEGMCPRNEWLKLHSKAGRKEKERGELQVNVQFTRNNMTASMYDLTVTDKPRSAFGKLKDRVTGRKRGDVESSSAILPGRYAALSGSVGPPFAGDGGPDEPGEEEVVDEHRSKVKDFFKGKLRKNSDTRSCSSLASDSSMASSAGEPFVPIELSRTPVYSSRVLEPFRMDTEGGIKVMTHKRAHSDEASKITGVPHPSPAVENLKGQNTALSKSTLCINGSHIYSSEPVSPKSPSTNPAKRSLLEKCAPLSRSLQNLTRRGEDSQKSDGRRWSIEKSKKEDGEMDGAQSQTQGAATPEGKPVQAAGPVEVVDKGKKLRKTLFSSGRSDSLPAKPEQSQVSAPLEGRRRGWFGSGDSQNKPRLGVSPKVESSSDTPCQIPCSPSQPPCSLPLSCTTGSVSPPSGNHTNPFTHSSSTPPSISPSNPFLTRLQQNPFFEDLIAEEALTSPTAGYCSLNSSLYHYPVGSGPLRNGVPNKMSAIKRDRPRSMSRQRSLPTIMPETPEANSTINPNHSLSERGGEWDDFEEFATSRLKSPNGTPTRPPSAPFLSQVPNTNQMMFVNDKAIGLRVDEVDMGISKPWDLPPLPPRRPMRTQVITMDSWLDRAQELAVQKEACFLSQTDFASLQHVRDGDLKRNSQVLCSDKESHHISSVGHNKMEAELHSGIKLNQFMVGEATGQDFPTNNSADASPNGFGEDALGSSECENTVREPETLCFPSDWETTVAESLCSSPQAQPKHDSELSCEVKNSNEQQQKTKTNDIGLLTLSPRDSNNNTDITSEFAFIDSESSPSELQPPFEMNKEGKASKDCSHLHSGNGSSLPRCSPGLPEDILCRMTSELEMFSPKNTHNDIASHLSNSQNNNHCSSPFERSCEGLEGQNVNPCEHQNTASTLNCDSHNVADVLLREEIAVITQTCLSNDNTVTTQIKPEMVKDSCVLLTTHDDEELNVHLTDGNLNSEVCFSKDNEVKGSCSTLDEQISFEDLHARVAPRNSRSPFTTEVRSARIRPRSTTSSPKTVSSANSLPGSHNPASDLILHDFSPSPTPLAGTNSCLRLDPSLPANPPDKMPSMGSTCSSTAQSHVDAPLSLSPEETQPANVLLPHEESSPHPVKPLTNTVVQGEKKPESRSVLEKLKSTINPGKSAPPITAEDETNQLALMEARAQYQNMTNMELISLLLQQEMDVKKQRAETEVQVALLEKREAELKKMKVQVRDLEDYIDKLLVRIMEQTPTLLQVRARPK; the protein is encoded by the exons ATGCCTCTTATAAGCCTGGACGACGATGATCAGAGATGGGTCCCGACGCATGTCAACGTGACCGTCCTTCGCGCAAGGGGTCTGCGGACGAAGGGCAAGCAAGGCAGCCGCTATGTTTACACTATAATTCAGGTTGGCAAGGAGAAGTACACCACCGGCCTGGTGGAGAAGGCTGAGGAGCCGCAGTGGAACGAGGAGTGCTCGTTTGAGCTGCCGCCCGGGCTCCTGGAGGCGGGTGGGACGAGCGCGTACCCGCCCGGGAGCAGCAACCTGGTGCTCACCGTGATGCATAGAGTGCTGATCGGGCTGGACGTGTTTCTCGGGCAAATTATTGTTCCACTCGACAAAGTTTTCCAGGAAGGAATGTGTCCTAGAAATGA GTGGCTCAAGCTGCACTCCAAGGCTGGTCGAAAGGAGAAGGAGCGGGGAGAGCTGCAGGTCAACGTCCAGTTCACCCGCAACAACATGACTGCTAGTATGTATGATTTGACCGTAACGGACAAGCCTCGTTCTGCATTTGGGAAACTGAAGGACCGCGTCACAGGAAGAAAGCGAGGAGACGTGGAGTCCTCCTCTGCCATTTTGCCTGGCCGCTATGCCGCCCTATCAGGGTCTGTAGGTCCTCCGTTTGCCGGAGATGGTGGACCCGATGAGCCAGGCGAGGAAGAGGTGGTCGATGAACACCGGAGCAAGGTGAAAGACTTCTTTAAAGGGAAACTACGCAAGAATTCAGACACACGGTCCTGTTCATCATTGGCTTCGGACAGTAGCATGGCATCGTCTGCTGGGGAACCATTCGTCCCAATAGAGCTGTCCAGAACGCCTGTCTACAGCAGCAGAGTGTtggagcccttccgaatggacaCTGAAGGAGGAATAAAAG TGATGACCCACAAGCGTGCACACAGCGACGAAGCCAGTAAGATCACAGGTGTTCCTCATCCTAGCCCTGCTGTGGAAAACCTAAAAGGTCAGAACACAGCGCTCTCCAAATCAACCCTCTGCATCAACGGTAGCCATATCTACTCATCCGAGCCTGTCAGCCCCAAGAGTCCAAGCACTAACCCGGCCAAGCGCTCCCTGCTGGAGAAATGCGCACCCCTTTCTCGCTCTCTCCAGAACCTGACCCGGCGTGGCGAGGACTCGCAGAAGAGCGACGGTAGACGCTGGTCCATTGAAAAGAGCAAGAAGGAGGACGGGGAGATGGATGGAGCTCAGAGTCAGACCCAAGGGGCCGCCACTCCAGAGGGAAAGCCAGTGCAGGCCGCTGGACCTGTGGAAGTGGTGGATAAAGGGAAAAAGCTGAGGAAAACTCTTTTTTCTAGTGGAAGAAGTGACTCTCTCCCAGCCAAGCCGGAGCAGAGCCAGGTTTCTGCTCCACTTGAGGGCAGACGCAGAGGATGGTTTGGCTCAGGTGACTCCCAGAACAAGCCAAG GCTGGGAGTCTCTCCTAAGGTAGAGAGCAGCTCAGACACCCCCTGTCAGATCCCTTGCTCCCCCAGTCAGCCCCCATGCTCTCTTCCCCTCAGTTGCACTACTGGCTCGGTGTCTCCCCCTAGTGGCAATCACACCAACCCATTCACCCACTCTTCCTCAACACCCCCTTCCATCTCTCCCTCCAACCCGTTCCTCACACGACTACAGCAAAACCCTTTTTTTGAGGATCTTATAGCTGAGGAAGCACTGACGTCTCCAACTGCTGGTTACTGTTCTCTCAATTCCAGTCTTTATCATTATCCAGTCGGATCCGGTCCCCTTCGTAATGGAGTGCCGAACAAAATGTCTGCAATAAAGCGGGATAGACCCAGGAGTATGTCCAGGCAGAGGTCTCTTCCG ACCATTATGCCTGAGACCCCAGAagcaaactcaactattaatcCGAACCACTCTCTGTCTGAGAGGGGTGGGGAATGGGATGATTTTGAGGAATTTGCCACCAGCCGTCTCAAATCACCAAATGGGACTCCAACTAGACCTCCGTCAGCACCGTTTCTTTCACAGGTACCAAATACAAACCAGATGATGTTTGTAAACGATAAAGCAATTGGTTTAAGAGTTGATGAAGTTGATATGGGTATTTCAAAGCCATGGGATCTGCCTCCTCTACCACCACGTAGACCCATGAGGACCCAAGTGATCACCATGGACAGCTGGTTGGATAGAGCCCAGGAGCTGGCTGTGCAGAAAGAGGCCTGCTTTCTCTCCCAGACTGACTTTGCCTCCCTTCAGCATGTGAGAGACGGAGACTTGAAGAGGAACTCTCAAGTTTTATGTTCAGATAAAGAGTCGCATCACATTTCTTCAGTAGGGCATAACAAGATGGAAGCAGAGTTGCACAGCGGTATCAAACTGAACCAATTCATGGTTGGGGAAGCAACAGGGCAAGATTTCCCTACAAACAACAGTGCTGATGCTTCTCCGAATGGTTTTGGTGAAGATGCACTTGGAAGCTCTGAATGCGAGAACACGGTAAGAGAACCTGAAACGCTGTGTTTTCCATCTGATTGGGAAACCACAGTGGCCGAATCACTTTGCAGTTCACCTCAGGCCCAACCCAAACACGATTCAGAATTGTCCTGTGAAGTAAAGAACTCGAATGAGCAACAACAAAAGACTAAAACCAATGACATCGGTTTGTTGACCCTCTCCCCAAGGGATTCGAACAACAATACAGATATTACTTCAGAGTTTGCTTTCATTGATTCTGAAAGTTCACCGTCGGAGTTGCAACCACCTTTTGAAATGAATAAAGAAGGTAAAGCATCCAAAGATTGTTCACATTTGCACTCTGGGAATGGTTCCTCACTTCCCAGGTGCTCACCAGGCTTACCTGAGGATATATTGTGCAGAATGACATCAGAGTTGGAGATGTTTTCACCAAAGAACACCCATAATGATATCGCATCACATTTGTCTAACTCACAAAACAATAACCATTGCTCATCACCTTTTGAGAGATCTTGTGAAGGACTGGAAGGACAAAATGTCAACCCTTGTGAACaccaaaacactgcttcaactTTAAACTGTGACTCTCACAACGTGGCTGACGTTCTCCTCAGAGAAGAAATCGCTGTGATCACTCAAACATGCTTAAGCAATGACAACACTGTGACAACTCAAATCAAACCAGAGATGGTGAAGGACAGTTGTGTCTTGCTCACTACGCATGATGATGAGGAgcttaatgttcatttaacagaCGGTAACCTAAACTCCGAAGTGTGCTTCTCAAAGGACAATGAGGTCAAGGGATCTTGTTCGACATTGGATGAACAAATCAGCTTCGAGGACTTGCATGCTAGAGTAGCTCCAAGAAACTCCAGAAGCCCATTTACAACAGAAGTCCGATCAGCCCGCATCAGACCACGCTCAACCACAAGCTCACCCAAAACTGTCTCCAGTGCCAACTCACTCCCAGGCTCTCATAACCCTGCATCAGACCTCATTTTGCATGATTTTTCCCCTTCACCCACCCCATTAGCTGGTACTAATTCCTGTCTCCGCCTTGACCCTTCCCTTCCGGCAAATCCCCCAGACAAGATGCCCAGCATGGGTTCCACATGCTCCTCCACAGCCCAGTCCCACGTTGATGCACCGCTCTCCCTCTCACCTGAGGAGACACAGCCAGCAAACGTCCTCCTGCCCCATGAGGAGAGCAG CCCTCACCCAGTGAAGCCCTTGACCAACACAGTGGTGCAGGGAGAGAAAAAACCTGAAAGCCGCTCAGTTCTGGAAAAACTCAAGTCCACCATCAACCCTGGAAAATCTGCGCCACCAATCACTGCTGAGGATGAGACAAACCAG TTGGCTCTGATGGAGGCCCGGGCTCAGTATCAGAACATGACCAACATGGAGCTGATATCTCTGCTGCTTCAGCAGGAAATGGATGTCAAGAAGCAGCGAGCTGAAACCGAGGTACAGGTGGCGTTATTGGAGAAACGTGAGGCCGAACTGAAGAAGATGAAGGTTCAGGTCAGAGACCTGGAGGACTACATTGACAAACTGCTGGTGCGCATCATGGAACAGACGCCCACCTTGCTGCAGGTACGCGCAAGACCAAAATGA
- the sfxn5b gene encoding sideroflexin-5b, with amino-acid sequence MAESAPCPVFQLGKPRYEQSTFLGRLRHFIDIIDPSTLFVTECRLKECIKLLDDFKQGNLPSGITDHQLWEAQKVKQAIIHPDTGEKIFMPFRMSGYVPFGTPIVVGLLLPNQTLASTVFWQWLNQSHNACVNYANRNATKPTPTSKFIQGYLGAVTSAVSIAVGLNVLIQKSSKFNPTTRMLIQRFIPFPAVASANICNVALMRHNELSEGIDVLDSNGNVVGSSRIAAKHALIETALTRVALPLPIFVLPPIIMAFLEKLPLMQAHRRMMLPVHSLVCLAVFGLSLPLAISLFPQMSEIEASHLEPEIAMATDCKVLTYNKGL; translated from the exons ATGGCGGAATCTGCGCCTTGTCCGGTGTTTCAGCTGGGAAAACCGCGTTACGAGCAG AGCACATTTCTAGGCAGGTTGAGACATTTTATTGACATCATCGATCCTTCCACTTTGTTTGTGACGGAG TGTCGTTTAAAAGAATGTATCAAACTCCTGGATGATTTCAAGCAAGGGAATCTTCCTTCGGGAATAACAGATCACCAG CTCTGGGAGGCTCAGAAGGTGAAGCAG GCCATCATTCACCCTGACACCGGTGAAAAAATCTTCATGCCTTTCCGCATGTCAG GCTATGTGCCATTTGGAACACCAATC GTGGTTGGTCTTCTCCTTCCAAACCAGACTTTGGCCTCCACTGTGTTCTGGCAG TGGCTCAACCAGAGTCACAATGCCTGCGTGAACTACGCCAACCGCAATGCTACAAAG CCAACACCAACCTCAAAGTTTATTCAGGGATACCTGGGAGCCGTCACCAGTGCTGTTTCAATTGCA GTGGGTCTGAATGTACTTATCCAGAAATCCAGCAAATTTAACCCCACCACCAGAATGTTGATACAGAGGTTTATCCCCTTCCCTGCTGTAG CCAGTGCGAACATCTGTAACGTGGCTCTAATGAGACACAATGAGCTGTCTGAGGGAATAGATGTGTTGGACAGCAACGGGAATGTGGTGGGATCCTCACGGATAGCTGCCAAACAT GCACTGATAGAGACGGCACTGACACGTGTAGCTTTACCGCTGCCAATCTTTGTCCTTCCACCAATCATAATGGCCTTCTTGGAAAA GCTTCCTCTGATGCAGGCCCATCGCAGGATGATGCTGCCTGTGCACAGCTTAGTGTGTCTGGCTGTCTTTGGGCTGTCCTTGCCACTTGCTATCAGCCTCTTCCCACAGATGTCAGAG ATCGAGGCATCTCACCTTGAGCCGGaaattgccatggcaacagatTGCAAGGTGCTGACTTACAACAAGGGACTGTga
- the zgc:153018 gene encoding transmembrane protein 179-like, giving the protein MELDRRLLLAHCAAYTLSVIAGLLVVVPLALNGSAFKGRCALFSQGFWRTENLTVGEGESKAVTHLVVQQWGPLAACQFATFVGVFTVLYGAVQGWRSLFYLHRRHDDTLFSAFLTLLLSLCVLFLSGGASVTLTLGLVSWCNTVTDDNTRPYSCAESQSVPLYLDVETSSFYSELNCAQISLWCVTALWLAHSILSFLRLYHSHSQQISGPCLSREKELLLGQTQAECPIHHPHPHSHPSHTPSVFI; this is encoded by the exons ATGGAGCTGGATCGACGACTCTTGTTGGCTCACTGCGCCGCCTACACCCTGTCCGTCATCGCTGGACTCTTGGTGGTCGTACCGCTCGCCCTAAACGGATCCGCTTTCAAGGGAAGGTGCGCGCTGTTTAGTCAAGGCTTCTGGAGGACGGAGAACCTCACGGTGGGCGAAGGAGAGTCCAAAGCGGTTACTCATCTGGTGGTGCAACAATGGGGTCCACTGGCCGCCTGCCAGTTCGCCACATTTGTCGGTGTGTTTACAGTGCTGTACGGCGCAGTTCAGGGCTGGAGGAGCCTGTTCTACCTCCATCGGCGGCATGACGA CACACTGTTCTCTGCCTTCCTCACACTGTTGCTGAGTCTATGTGTGTTATTCCTCTCCGGAGGGGCCAGTGTCACTCTCACCTTGGGTCTGGTGTCCTGGTGCAACACTGTTACGGACGATAACACCAGACCCTACAG TTGTGCTGAGTCACAGTCTGTCCCTCTATATCTGGATGTTGAGACATCCTCTTTCTACTCTGAGCTCAATTGTGCGCAG ATCTCTCTGTGGTGTGTAACGGCTCTATGGTTGGCTCACTCTATTTTGTCCTTCCTGAGGCTCTACCATTCCCACAGTCAGCAGATCAGCGGACCGTGTTTATCCAGGGAGAAGGAACTCCTCCTGGGCCAAACACAAGCGGAATGTCCCATTCATCATCCGCATCCACACTCGCACCCTTCACACACTCCCAGTGTTTTTATTTAG